A stretch of Desulfarculaceae bacterium DNA encodes these proteins:
- a CDS encoding TRAP transporter large permease subunit: MPVEDYLVIAMFLTFVAFLFTGYPVAYVLGGVGVLFTVVGYFSDMYLGTLTGLDLMTLGMSVNRVYKFMDNWVLVALPMFIFMGLMLDHSGIAEKMMNAMQNLFGKVRGGLAVTVTMIGIILAASTGIIGASVVLLGLLSMPAMMAQGYSRPLALGTIAGSGTLGILIPPSIMLVIMADQLGLSVGDLFMGAVVPGVILGALYITFILVYCFFKPDAAPLSPDRKPLQWRMVWDVFKTILPPAALILAVLGSIFAGITTPTEASGVGALGATLLAAYNKKLSFKVIKEVTFACFNTTAYIFAIFLGATTFALVLRSLGGDEFISAALTGIPLGPHGIMFVVLAVIFILGFFLDWIEITLIVLPLLAPVISSLGIHVDGHGVVENPELVWFVVLVAVSLQTSFLTPPVGFALFYLKGVCPPDVQLVEIYKGVVPFIILQLIGLVMVAMWPQLVIWLPTVAYQ; this comes from the coding sequence ATGCCGGTTGAAGACTATCTCGTCATAGCCATGTTCCTCACCTTCGTGGCCTTCCTGTTCACCGGCTACCCGGTGGCCTACGTGCTGGGCGGGGTGGGCGTGTTGTTCACGGTGGTGGGCTATTTCTCGGACATGTATTTGGGAACCCTCACCGGCCTGGATTTGATGACCCTGGGCATGTCGGTGAACCGGGTCTACAAGTTCATGGACAACTGGGTGCTGGTGGCGCTGCCCATGTTCATCTTCATGGGCCTGATGCTGGATCACTCCGGCATCGCCGAGAAGATGATGAACGCCATGCAGAACCTCTTCGGCAAGGTGCGGGGAGGCCTGGCGGTCACGGTCACCATGATCGGCATCATCCTGGCCGCCTCCACCGGCATCATCGGCGCCTCGGTGGTGCTGTTGGGCCTGCTGTCCATGCCGGCCATGATGGCCCAAGGCTACTCGCGGCCCTTGGCCCTGGGCACCATCGCGGGCTCGGGCACCCTGGGCATCCTCATCCCCCCGTCGATCATGCTGGTGATCATGGCCGACCAGCTCGGCCTGTCGGTGGGCGACCTGTTCATGGGCGCGGTGGTGCCCGGCGTCATCCTGGGCGCACTCTACATCACCTTCATCCTGGTCTACTGCTTCTTCAAGCCCGACGCCGCCCCCCTGAGCCCGGACCGCAAGCCCTTGCAGTGGCGCATGGTCTGGGACGTGTTCAAGACCATCCTCCCGCCCGCCGCCCTGATCCTGGCCGTGCTGGGCTCCATCTTCGCGGGAATCACCACCCCCACCGAGGCTTCCGGCGTGGGCGCCCTGGGGGCCACCCTGTTGGCCGCCTACAACAAGAAGCTCAGCTTCAAGGTCATCAAGGAAGTGACCTTCGCCTGCTTCAACACCACGGCCTACATCTTCGCCATCTTCCTGGGGGCAACCACCTTCGCCCTGGTGCTCAGGAGCCTGGGCGGCGACGAGTTCATCTCCGCCGCCCTCACCGGCATCCCCCTGGGGCCCCACGGCATCATGTTCGTGGTCCTGGCGGTGATCTTCATCCTGGGCTTCTTCCTGGACTGGATCGAGATCACCCTTATCGTGCTGCCGCTCTTGGCCCCGGTTATCAGCTCCCTGGGCATCCACGTGGACGGCCACGGCGTGGTGGAAAACCCCGAGCTGGTGTGGTTCGTGGTGCTGGTGGCGGTCAGCCTGCAAACCAGCTTCCTCACGCCACCGGTGGGCTTTGCCTTGTTCTATCTGAAAGGCGTGTGCCCACCGGACGTGCAGCTAGTCGAAATCTACAAGGGCGTGGTGCCCTTCATCATCCTGCAGCTCATTGGCCTGGTGATGGTGGCCATGTGGCCTCAGCTGGTCATATGGCTGCCCACGGTGGCCTACCAGTAG
- a CDS encoding FAD-binding protein translates to MESDMTPEIKDKLRSIVGEANFSDQLIDLVSYSSDASEHAHRPDAAAWAESAEQVQAIVALANAEGFPVTVRGAGTGLSGLSVPAQGGLVLDLSRMDQIIDISIGDRVAVVQPGVVYADLAKALEPHGYVFPPDPASGKACTLGGNVGTNAGGVKGAKYGTTRDYVLGLTVVLGDGRLMKTGNRAMKSVSGFDLTRLFVGSEGALGIVTEIILKISPKPLATATTLAIFDDLEDAGRAVSGVMASGVIPSVLEILGRETLKAINQNTELNLPEVDAMLLAETDGYTQGEADYQMERVVAQFQAHNAREVKQAESAEQAAGLWKARKSCYAVLARIRPNFSLEDITVPMSQVAPMLRGVQEIAARRKVQIATFGHAGDGNLHPQFLYDAKDPAEKERVEAAAGDLFQLAVDLGGTLTGEHGIGLSKAPYMAMEHDPVALDLMRSIKKVCDPHNILNPGKMALDE, encoded by the coding sequence ATGGAAAGTGACATGACACCCGAGATCAAGGACAAGCTCCGCTCCATAGTGGGCGAGGCCAATTTCAGCGACCAGCTCATCGACCTGGTGAGCTACTCCTCCGATGCCTCGGAACACGCCCACCGGCCTGACGCGGCGGCGTGGGCCGAGAGCGCCGAGCAGGTGCAGGCCATCGTGGCGCTGGCCAACGCCGAGGGCTTCCCGGTCACCGTGCGCGGCGCGGGCACCGGGCTCTCGGGCCTGTCGGTGCCGGCCCAGGGCGGCCTGGTCCTTGACCTCAGCCGCATGGACCAGATCATCGATATCAGCATCGGCGACCGGGTGGCCGTGGTGCAGCCCGGCGTGGTCTACGCCGACCTGGCCAAGGCCCTGGAGCCGCACGGTTACGTGTTCCCGCCCGACCCGGCCTCGGGCAAGGCCTGCACCCTGGGGGGCAACGTGGGCACCAACGCGGGCGGGGTCAAAGGCGCCAAGTACGGTACCACCCGCGACTACGTGCTGGGCCTGACCGTGGTGCTGGGCGACGGCCGCCTGATGAAGACCGGCAACCGGGCCATGAAGAGCGTATCGGGCTTCGACCTCACCCGCCTGTTCGTGGGCAGTGAGGGCGCCCTGGGCATCGTCACTGAGATCATCCTCAAGATCAGCCCCAAGCCTCTGGCCACGGCCACCACCCTGGCCATCTTCGACGACCTGGAAGACGCGGGCCGCGCGGTGAGCGGGGTCATGGCCAGCGGGGTCATCCCCAGCGTGCTGGAGATCCTGGGCCGCGAGACCCTCAAGGCCATCAACCAGAACACCGAGCTCAACCTGCCCGAGGTGGACGCCATGCTCCTGGCCGAGACCGACGGCTACACCCAGGGCGAGGCGGACTACCAGATGGAGCGGGTGGTGGCGCAGTTCCAGGCCCACAACGCCCGCGAGGTGAAGCAGGCGGAAAGCGCCGAGCAGGCGGCCGGGCTGTGGAAGGCGCGCAAGAGCTGCTATGCGGTGCTGGCCCGCATCCGGCCCAACTTTTCGCTGGAGGACATCACCGTGCCCATGAGCCAGGTGGCCCCCATGCTGCGCGGGGTGCAGGAGATCGCCGCCAGGCGCAAGGTGCAGATCGCCACCTTCGGCCACGCCGGGGACGGCAACCTGCACCCGCAGTTCCTCTACGACGCCAAGGACCCGGCCGAGAAGGAGCGGGTCGAGGCCGCGGCCGGCGACCTGTTCCAGCTGGCCGTGGACCTGGGCGGCACCCTCACCGGCGAGCACGGCATCGGGCTGTCCAAGGCGCCCTACATGGCCATGGAGCACGACCCGGTTGCTCTGGACCTGATGCGCTCCATCAAAAAGGTCTGCGACCCTCACAACATCCTCAACCCCGGCAAGATGGCTTTGGACGAATAA
- a CDS encoding respiratory nitrate reductase subunit gamma, producing MRRLLPIGGLFLAALVLVLAWSAPAAAMAKADAACLQCHASEGLADGKGQDLGPHAELSCVECHQGAQQVPHENITLASCTDCHLPHNEEASGDLHAGVSCQACHFGGEAGPHALVPVKNQASCKRCHFEGNQIGAPAAVLPPKSALCLACHTATLSLADWPSRIALALLLLGFVGSLAFWLSGGGAGPAPNHKSAWRIGPALSALLLDGLLQRRLWRLSRGRWLVHALIFLPLAARLAWALAALVLGRWAVGSYFTQALLAKNHPATALFLDLTGLMILAGGLLALGRRLARRGAALPGLPRPDWPALALIGLIVLSGFITEGARLALTGHGGAPWALVGAALSHLFTPGPALQSAYAWLWYGHAICYAAFVAYLPFSRLRHILLAPLWLAIRAGGETKHGK from the coding sequence ATGCGCCGCCTCCTGCCCATAGGCGGGCTGTTCCTGGCCGCGCTGGTGCTGGTCCTGGCTTGGTCCGCTCCGGCGGCGGCCATGGCCAAAGCCGACGCGGCCTGCCTCCAGTGCCACGCCTCCGAAGGCCTGGCCGACGGCAAGGGCCAAGACCTGGGCCCGCACGCCGAGCTTTCCTGTGTGGAGTGCCACCAAGGCGCCCAGCAGGTGCCTCACGAAAACATCACCCTCGCTTCCTGCACCGACTGCCATCTGCCCCACAACGAAGAGGCCAGCGGCGACCTGCACGCCGGGGTGTCTTGCCAGGCCTGCCACTTCGGCGGCGAGGCCGGTCCCCACGCTCTGGTGCCGGTAAAGAACCAGGCTTCGTGCAAGCGCTGCCATTTTGAGGGCAACCAGATTGGCGCGCCCGCCGCGGTGCTGCCCCCCAAGAGCGCGCTGTGCCTGGCCTGCCACACCGCCACCCTCAGCCTGGCCGACTGGCCCTCGCGCATCGCCCTGGCCTTGCTGCTTCTGGGCTTCGTCGGCTCGCTGGCCTTCTGGCTCAGCGGCGGCGGCGCGGGCCCGGCCCCGAATCACAAAAGCGCCTGGCGCATCGGCCCGGCCCTGAGCGCTCTGCTCCTGGACGGCCTGTTGCAGCGCCGCTTGTGGCGTCTGTCGCGGGGCCGCTGGCTGGTGCACGCCCTGATTTTCTTGCCCTTAGCCGCGCGCCTAGCCTGGGCCTTGGCAGCCCTGGTGCTGGGGCGCTGGGCCGTGGGCAGCTATTTCACCCAAGCTCTCTTGGCCAAGAACCACCCGGCCACGGCCCTGTTCTTAGACCTCACCGGCCTGATGATCCTGGCAGGCGGCCTGCTGGCCCTGGGCCGCCGTTTGGCCCGGCGGGGCGCGGCCCTGCCCGGCCTGCCCCGGCCCGACTGGCCCGCCCTGGCCCTCATCGGGCTCATCGTGCTCAGCGGCTTCATCACCGAGGGTGCGCGCCTGGCGCTCACCGGACACGGCGGCGCGCCCTGGGCTTTAGTGGGCGCGGCGCTTAGCCACCTGTTCACGCCGGGCCCGGCCCTGCAAAGCGCCTATGCCTGGCTGTGGTACGGCCACGCCATCTGCTACGCCGCCTTTGTGGCCTATCTGCCCTTCAGCCGTTTGCGCCATATCCTGCTGGCCCCCCTGTGGCTGGCTATCCGGGCGGGCGGCGAGACCAAACATGGAAAGTGA
- a CDS encoding universal stress protein has protein sequence MAVKILLAVDFSGYSGDTVKLAGELASCLGGELVALNVLHQRVVDELRFIQGTTELLDCEQAVAQRKQGRQQRLEELVQEYGLTARCLVEIGVPWEAILDVAAREEAAYIVMGTKGRGDFARTMLGSNADKVYRHSPVTVVSVRGDKHREHLGRARGAGA, from the coding sequence ATGGCGGTCAAGATTCTGTTGGCGGTGGATTTTTCCGGCTACAGCGGCGACACGGTGAAGCTGGCCGGCGAGCTGGCCAGCTGCCTGGGCGGCGAGCTGGTGGCGCTGAACGTGCTGCACCAGCGCGTTGTGGACGAGCTCCGCTTCATCCAAGGCACCACCGAGCTGCTTGACTGCGAGCAGGCGGTGGCCCAACGCAAGCAAGGCCGCCAGCAGCGCCTGGAAGAGCTGGTGCAAGAGTACGGCCTAACGGCCCGCTGCCTGGTGGAGATCGGCGTGCCCTGGGAGGCCATCCTGGACGTGGCCGCCCGCGAGGAGGCGGCCTACATCGTCATGGGCACCAAGGGCCGGGGCGACTTCGCCCGCACCATGCTGGGCTCCAACGCGGACAAGGTGTACCGCCATAGCCCGGTGACCGTGGTGTCGGTGCGCGGCGACAAGCACCGCGAGCACCTTGGCCGTGCGCGGGGCGCGGGGGCCTGA
- the gcvH gene encoding glycine cleavage system protein GcvH — MEISGYNFPDELYYDPEHYWVRVEGDELVMGMDDFAQKLAGDIVFVQLPDEGKKLKKGKKLAKVESGKWLGKILSPVNGELIAVNEELELNPELINQDCYGAGWMYRLRAGDLSEIEDLMHGEAAVRPWVEAEIAKHANEG; from the coding sequence ATGGAAATTAGCGGCTACAACTTCCCGGACGAGCTTTACTACGACCCGGAGCACTACTGGGTGCGCGTGGAGGGCGACGAGCTGGTCATGGGCATGGACGATTTTGCCCAGAAGCTGGCCGGAGACATCGTGTTCGTGCAGCTTCCTGACGAGGGCAAGAAGCTCAAGAAGGGCAAGAAGCTGGCCAAGGTGGAGTCCGGCAAGTGGCTGGGCAAGATCCTCTCTCCGGTCAACGGCGAGCTCATCGCGGTCAACGAGGAGCTGGAGCTGAATCCCGAGCTGATCAACCAGGACTGCTACGGCGCGGGCTGGATGTATCGCCTGCGGGCGGGCGACCTGAGTGAGATCGAGGATCTCATGCACGGGGAGGCGGCGGTGCGGCCCTGGGTGGAGGCCGAGATCGCCAAGCACGCCAACGAAGGCTAG
- a CDS encoding TRAP transporter small permease subunit, with protein MSGDSHQPPAICKKLDRFVIKVGKVAAWSNCLLVLAIILNVVLRYAFGKGQVWLEELQWHLYGLAVMIGLSYSQAMDSPIRVDIMHQRFSRRGKAFWEIVGSLLFLLPWVAVLIYMGVDFWTESWRVNEASDSPLGLPFRWIIKAVIPISFALLGTAGISRFIASIAVLAAPRGDRHAG; from the coding sequence ATGAGCGGCGATTCTCACCAACCACCGGCCATTTGTAAAAAGTTGGACCGGTTTGTCATCAAGGTGGGCAAGGTGGCTGCCTGGAGCAACTGCCTATTGGTGCTGGCCATCATCCTCAACGTGGTGCTGCGCTATGCCTTCGGCAAGGGCCAGGTGTGGCTGGAGGAGCTGCAATGGCACCTCTACGGCCTGGCAGTGATGATCGGCCTGTCCTACTCCCAGGCCATGGACTCGCCCATTCGGGTGGACATCATGCACCAGCGCTTCTCGCGCCGGGGCAAGGCCTTTTGGGAGATCGTGGGCTCCCTGTTGTTCCTGCTGCCCTGGGTAGCGGTGCTCATCTACATGGGCGTTGATTTCTGGACCGAATCCTGGCGGGTCAACGAGGCCTCGGACTCTCCCCTGGGCCTGCCCTTCCGCTGGATCATCAAGGCGGTGATTCCCATCTCCTTCGCCCTTTTGGGCACGGCTGGCATCAGCCGCTTCATAGCCAGCATCGCGGTGCTCGCCGCGCCTCGGGGGGATCGCCATGCCGGTTGA
- a CDS encoding (Fe-S)-binding protein — translation MSLEACTGCAACVDACPAVNASGDGKLSGFYRLDWQRRAGRTGSGWLRRLFGGRPPSEDEWRAFSETVFRCTLCGNCAEVCPSGIGLKELWLNLRQELVEQGAYPSKVDLILENLAESHNVFGEEPDERAEWVEDLDDPPDDLFIKDQAEVVYFTGCVASYFPLAQQIPVALSEVLQTAEVDFTLLGEDEWCCGFPLLSAGNLPVAQEMIEHNLAAIKDKGAHEVVFACPSCYMMWREHYPKAGLKLRHATQFLDDLLASGRLPLAERKLTVTYHDPCDLGRAARVFEAPRRVIRALPGVELVELADNRENCLCCGGGGNLEMIDQQLNAGIARRKVEQVLATGASTVVSGCQQCLRTMATHARRNKLPLKVMDVAQLVRASLDI, via the coding sequence ATGTCCCTGGAAGCCTGCACCGGCTGCGCCGCCTGCGTGGATGCCTGCCCCGCGGTGAACGCCTCGGGCGACGGCAAGCTCTCGGGTTTCTACCGTTTGGACTGGCAGCGGAGGGCGGGCCGAACCGGCAGCGGTTGGCTGCGGCGGCTGTTCGGCGGGCGGCCTCCCAGCGAGGATGAGTGGCGCGCGTTTTCGGAGACGGTGTTCCGCTGCACCTTGTGCGGCAACTGCGCCGAGGTCTGCCCCTCGGGCATCGGGCTCAAGGAGCTGTGGCTCAACCTGCGCCAGGAGTTGGTGGAGCAAGGGGCCTACCCCTCCAAGGTGGACCTGATCCTGGAGAACCTGGCCGAGAGCCACAACGTGTTCGGCGAGGAGCCCGACGAGCGGGCCGAGTGGGTGGAGGACCTGGACGACCCGCCGGACGACCTGTTCATCAAGGACCAGGCCGAGGTGGTCTACTTCACCGGCTGCGTGGCCTCCTACTTCCCCCTGGCCCAGCAGATACCCGTGGCCCTGTCCGAGGTGCTGCAGACGGCGGAGGTGGACTTCACCCTCCTGGGCGAGGACGAATGGTGCTGCGGCTTCCCCCTGCTCAGCGCGGGCAACCTGCCCGTTGCCCAAGAAATGATCGAGCACAACCTGGCCGCCATCAAGGACAAGGGCGCCCACGAGGTGGTCTTTGCCTGCCCCTCTTGCTACATGATGTGGCGCGAGCACTACCCCAAAGCCGGACTCAAGCTTCGCCACGCCACTCAGTTTTTGGATGATCTTTTGGCCTCGGGCCGCCTGCCCCTGGCCGAGCGCAAACTAACCGTGACCTATCACGACCCCTGCGACCTGGGACGGGCCGCGCGGGTCTTCGAGGCCCCCCGGCGGGTGATCCGCGCCTTGCCTGGGGTCGAGTTGGTGGAGCTGGCCGATAACCGCGAGAATTGCCTGTGCTGCGGGGGTGGGGGAAATTTGGAGATGATCGACCAGCAGCTCAACGCGGGGATCGCCCGGCGCAAGGTTGAGCAGGTGCTGGCCACCGGGGCCTCGACGGTGGTCAGCGGCTGCCAGCAGTGCCTGCGCACCATGGCCACCCACGCCCGGCGCAACAAGCTGCCCCTCAAGGTAATGGACGTGGCCCAACTGGTGCGGGCCTCCCTGGACATTTGA
- a CDS encoding (Fe-S)-binding protein, which produces MSDEHPLLEKFRDQIQRCSRCGFCQAHCPVFGGTRRPALNARGKMLLLKEVLDGRLELGEELVESLFQCTTCASCATNCPSGVDVPAIIKAARKEMVGLGTCHPAFSGMDQVLDDHDNIYAEDDPEDFDRERGNRAEVVYFMGCVGQYREEEATEAALDLLDHLEVHYTLIDEVCCSGVLEDVGFSLKPRLASANIERILATGAKTVVTGCPYCYRTFSEQDAYAPLREAGLEIMHLSQFLTGRDLGLTSDLKVTYHDPCDLGRHCGIYDEPRRTIKAVAPNFVELADNRQDALCCGAGGGVRGAYAKNSLAMARRRLSQVEESGAEVLLTECNSCVHNLSNAKLRAQKFRVMTTPQFLMELIEDSE; this is translated from the coding sequence ATGTCTGACGAACATCCCTTGTTGGAAAAATTCCGCGATCAGATTCAGCGCTGCTCGCGCTGCGGTTTCTGCCAAGCCCACTGCCCGGTGTTCGGGGGCACCCGACGGCCGGCCCTGAACGCGCGCGGCAAGATGCTGCTACTCAAGGAAGTGCTGGACGGACGCCTGGAGTTGGGCGAGGAACTGGTGGAAAGCCTGTTCCAATGCACCACCTGCGCCTCCTGCGCTACCAATTGTCCCTCTGGGGTGGATGTGCCCGCCATCATCAAGGCAGCGCGCAAGGAGATGGTGGGTCTGGGCACTTGCCACCCCGCATTTTCCGGCATGGACCAGGTGCTGGACGACCACGACAACATCTACGCCGAGGACGACCCCGAGGACTTCGACCGCGAGCGGGGAAACCGGGCGGAGGTGGTCTACTTCATGGGCTGCGTGGGCCAATACCGCGAGGAAGAGGCCACCGAGGCGGCCCTGGACCTCCTGGACCACCTGGAGGTGCACTACACCCTCATCGACGAGGTGTGCTGCTCCGGGGTCTTGGAGGACGTGGGCTTCAGTCTCAAGCCCCGTCTGGCGAGCGCCAACATCGAGCGCATCCTGGCCACCGGAGCCAAGACCGTGGTCACCGGCTGCCCCTATTGCTATCGCACCTTCAGCGAGCAGGATGCCTACGCCCCCTTGCGCGAGGCGGGCCTGGAGATAATGCACCTGAGCCAATTCCTGACCGGGCGCGACCTGGGCCTGACCAGCGACCTGAAGGTGACCTACCACGATCCCTGCGACCTGGGCCGCCATTGCGGCATCTACGACGAGCCGCGCCGGACCATCAAGGCCGTGGCCCCCAACTTCGTGGAGCTGGCCGACAACCGCCAGGACGCCCTGTGCTGCGGGGCCGGGGGCGGGGTGCGCGGGGCCTATGCCAAGAACTCCCTGGCCATGGCCCGCCGCCGTTTGTCGCAGGTTGAGGAAAGCGGCGCTGAGGTGCTCTTAACCGAGTGCAACTCCTGCGTGCACAACCTGTCCAACGCCAAACTGCGCGCTCAAAAATTCCGAGTTATGACCACCCCTCAGTTCCTCATGGAGCTGATCGAAGATTCCGAATAA
- a CDS encoding lipoate--protein ligase family protein: protein MPSSRRGAMHLYRLGSVSWQESQLAYHALAHLGREGLVLCSPERPYLSVGYFQDPAQELDLDYCARAGLPVFRREVGGGAVYLDRNQLFWQVVLRREHPLVSLNRQRFYARLLAPVVAAYGDLGVTARVAPVNDVAVGERRIAGTGAGEIGQCVAFVGNLMRSFDCAAMARALRAPGEAFRRCFQAYMEQQLTSLRRELGPEREAALDDEALYQRMAYRFDEVLGPLEEHPLDDELRGAMERLGRRLLSPEWTFKPRRARALRQVKVRAGLYLHHWEGGQPQAPLRAHFISQDGKVIELHLTGRADLAAELSRQFLGADVRGLQKYLNSLAASA, encoded by the coding sequence ATGCCGTCTTCACGCCGCGGCGCGATGCACCTATATCGCCTGGGTTCGGTCTCCTGGCAGGAGAGCCAGCTGGCCTACCACGCCCTGGCCCACCTGGGCCGCGAGGGCCTGGTGCTCTGCTCGCCGGAGCGGCCTTATCTGTCGGTGGGCTACTTTCAGGACCCGGCCCAGGAGCTGGACCTGGACTACTGCGCCAGGGCCGGGCTGCCGGTGTTCCGCCGCGAGGTGGGCGGCGGCGCGGTGTACCTGGATCGCAACCAGCTCTTCTGGCAGGTGGTGCTTCGGCGTGAGCATCCCTTGGTCAGCCTCAACCGCCAGCGCTTCTATGCGCGCCTCTTGGCCCCGGTGGTGGCGGCCTATGGCGACCTGGGCGTGACCGCCCGGGTGGCCCCGGTCAACGACGTGGCCGTGGGCGAGCGGCGCATCGCGGGCACCGGCGCGGGCGAGATAGGCCAGTGCGTGGCCTTTGTGGGCAACCTCATGCGCTCCTTTGACTGCGCGGCCATGGCCCGGGCCCTGCGCGCCCCGGGCGAGGCCTTTCGCCGCTGCTTTCAGGCCTACATGGAACAGCAGCTCACCTCCCTCAGGCGCGAGCTGGGCCCGGAGCGCGAAGCCGCCCTTGACGACGAGGCGCTCTACCAGCGCATGGCCTATCGCTTCGACGAGGTGCTGGGCCCCCTGGAGGAGCACCCCCTGGACGATGAGCTGCGCGGGGCCATGGAGCGTCTGGGCCGCCGCCTGCTCTCGCCGGAGTGGACCTTCAAACCCCGCCGCGCCCGGGCCCTGCGCCAGGTCAAGGTGCGGGCAGGACTCTATCTGCACCACTGGGAGGGCGGCCAACCCCAGGCCCCGCTACGTGCCCACTTCATCAGCCAGGACGGCAAGGTGATCGAGCTGCACCTCACCGGCCGGGCGGACCTTGCCGCCGAGCTATCCCGCCAGTTCCTGGGCGCGGACGTGCGCGGTCTGCAAAAGTACCTGAACAGCCTGGCCGCAAGCGCCTAA
- a CDS encoding 4Fe-4S binding protein translates to MKDQARDQELAKRLHTFDGWVREGKIPSSSKIIPVRQSVECLQWVLPTQQVLEILRNARSFALADCLCRTTYQRCDNPRETCFYLNDVADQKVEKGMARRVSLAEASEVLKLANQHGLIHLTIYNPEQHVYALCSCCECCCHDIAFMKQFGRPDLVAHADYVAEVDPEACVQCGACVERCVFGAQSGEPGAVVFRPDKCYGCGLCVTTCAAGAIHMALRARQ, encoded by the coding sequence ATGAAAGACCAAGCGCGGGACCAAGAGCTTGCCAAACGCCTGCACACCTTCGATGGGTGGGTGCGGGAAGGAAAGATACCCAGCTCCTCCAAGATCATCCCGGTGCGGCAGTCGGTGGAGTGCTTGCAGTGGGTGTTGCCCACCCAGCAGGTGCTGGAGATACTGCGCAATGCGCGCTCCTTCGCCCTGGCCGACTGCCTGTGCCGCACCACCTACCAGCGCTGCGACAACCCGCGCGAGACCTGCTTCTACCTCAACGACGTGGCTGACCAGAAAGTCGAGAAAGGCATGGCCCGGAGGGTCAGCCTGGCAGAGGCCTCCGAGGTGCTCAAGCTGGCCAACCAGCACGGCCTGATCCACCTGACCATCTACAACCCCGAGCAGCACGTGTACGCGCTCTGCAGCTGCTGCGAGTGCTGCTGCCACGACATCGCTTTCATGAAGCAGTTCGGGCGGCCCGATCTGGTGGCCCATGCCGACTACGTGGCCGAGGTGGACCCGGAGGCATGCGTGCAGTGCGGCGCGTGCGTGGAGCGCTGCGTTTTCGGCGCCCAGAGCGGGGAGCCGGGCGCGGTGGTTTTCCGGCCGGACAAATGCTACGGCTGCGGGCTGTGCGTCACCACCTGCGCTGCGGGCGCCATCCACATGGCGCTCCGGGCGCGGCAGTAG